One region of Drosophila subobscura isolate 14011-0131.10 chromosome J, UCBerk_Dsub_1.0, whole genome shotgun sequence genomic DNA includes:
- the LOC117895725 gene encoding glycine-rich cell wall structural protein 1.0-like yields MGGGGGGGSTIGGGSVLGGHGTGMSNSTVGMGAPPGSLMHGGGGPNGGAPGNIYGNGNGGVGVGGGQSTAPGSVIDSRAVSVVVTLPGGPGSQHPGQALSDYGPI; encoded by the coding sequence AtgggcggtggtggcggcggcggcagcaccattggcggcggcagcgtgCTGGGCGGACACGGCACGGGCATGAGCAATAGCACGGTTGGCATGGGAGCTCCTCCTGGCAGCTTGATgcacggcggcggcggccccAATGGCGGCGCCCCCGGCAATATctacggcaatggcaatggcggtgtgggtgtgggcggtgGACAGAGTACGGCGCCCGGTTCGGTGATTGATTCTAGGGCCGTGTCCGTGGTGGTGACACTACCAGGCGGCCCGGGATCCCAGCATCCAGGGCAGGCGTTGAGCGACTACGGTCCCATATAG